Within the Arachis duranensis cultivar V14167 chromosome 10, aradu.V14167.gnm2.J7QH, whole genome shotgun sequence genome, the region ACTAGAGACAGTTTACGGTTATAAGAATAACAAAGCCAAGGAATTCAACTCTTAATTGTCTTTTATGATAATCAATCATGGTTGATACACCACAAACTTCTTCATAGGACAGTTGCACACTGGACAAGTTACAACACTCCCTTGAGTTGAACCTTCACTTGATGAAACCATGTAAGAGTGATTGCAAGGACCTTCAACAACAAAGTTAGGGTCTAAGAACTTTCTTGCAGTACCAACCAAACCAAACCTTTCTAGATCTTCACCCCACTCGTCAAATCTCCCTAAAACATCCATCAAAACCATTCCTTGAAGCCTTATAATATTATCTTCTTTACAACAACTTCCAATCACTGCCCAACCTTCCTTTTTATCATTCATGTCAAGCATTGCTGATAACTCTGCCAAAACTTGATCAGAACTTGGTGTCTTTCCTAGTCTGATTTTCGATCTTCTCATACTCGCCAACCGAATCCAGAAGAGTTGCATTTTTGTAAAGGAAAGTTGGCTACTCTCATTAATCTCAGTAGAACTTgacattatattttttatttgttcagTGAGGTTACTATAACCAACATATATTGTTTCTAGCTGCAGACCTTGTTGTTTGAGCTTGGTTATGCAGTCACTGAATTGTTGGATCCATGGCAGGTTTTCACTCCCATAAATGCAAATGTTTTTGCCTTTTTCAACCTGACAAAGTTGTTAAGGTGATTGGCTTAGAAATATAGAAATATCAAGAGACAAATATTCTTCTTATCTAAATACACTATGAAACAAACTCCTACCCAATATGCAAGAAGAGGGTTGATATCACCTAGCAAAAGTTGCATTGTGAGATTCTGGTCTTCCCAGAGCTCTGCCTCTTTTGAAGCTGAAAACGGATAAGCTCGAACGCCCCAAATCATGATCATATCAAGAGCATTGCAATTTGCAACCGTTCCATTCGAATCGAGTGTGACGATTACAGGATCATCTCTGTAGTTCCATTTGTCTTTGATGTACTTCACGACAGCTGAGCTTAGTAGCCTTGGCTTCCAAACAGCATACCAAGGCAGAGAATTCGATAAGAATTCGAAACTACTCTGTTCAGCATCAGTCCATGATGTACCAGAAGATGGAAATGGAATCCACACAATCTCATAACTGTCCTTGAATCTCTCATTCAAAGGATGATCACATGTTTGCTGAACTAGTAAGAGTAATTCTTCGAGCGCAAGTAGCTTCGACTTTGAGATTAAAAGAAGAACTATCTTATCTTTCAGTTTAGTCACACCAAGCTGCAAAATTAGGAGAATCACTGTATTATCATGTTCCTATATTTATCACtttcaatataatttaatacaactatgctacgtgtacaccaaaatcagtTACTAAAGTCAGctaccagtataaaatacatgttagaatacaaatacatattaaaaataaattaaaccacacatatattcatacacaaatacattggtggtggctgattttagtggttaattttgatatacaaatagtatttttgaatttcataTGCCTATTGATCTGCTTATACCTTCACTTTTTTTGAGCAATCCTTCAATGGCAAGTAATTCTTTGAAGGAAACAATAAATTGAGAACCTTCTGATTATCAATGTGAACCTCATCAGCAAGATTCAATAGCTTGTCTTGTACGTTTCTCTCTGAAACATTAATTAGTGGATAACTCATAATTGTTTTAATATATAACTATAGTTCCATTATAAGAAGAAACAACACTTATGAACCAGAAAAGTAACCTATTTCTTGGTGACACAAATCCACCTGTGCTCTGAGAATGTTGCATATACTTCCTAACCTATATGCCAAACTTGAGAGCTCCCAAGCAGCAATTATTGTTGAATCTGAATACCTGAAACCAAACAACACACAGGTTaggacaaaaaaatatatatataatattagtaaatgTAAGAAATTATGCTAATTACAATATTAGCCTTacataaatttagatataatttacgagaacaacaaagccttatccTACTATCATGTATAATATCTACAGTAACTATATTTAGTAAGCAAAAAGAATATgtttttagaattaattaatcacTAAGCCTCAAGCCTCAAGGGAAAGAACATGCACTTGGTCATGTTTGTTCTTGGTTCTGAGATCCATGAGTtgacaaaagcatgcaaagctGCTTCTAATGATCCAGTAAACAGCAACATACACCAGAGACTTTGTGGCAGTTACTTTCTCATTTCCAAGCTCTAAATGCTGATGTGGTAGAAAAGATTCAAACTCAATAATGCACATTGCCACATCCATCATTGTCTTAACCAACAAGCTCAATGCCTTGATTTGTGGCCGCAGTGGCCTTAAATTGAAGGGTAGTTGCTTAATCCTCGCTATTGAATCGGCCAAAGTGTTCTGTGGCCGAAGCTGTATGAGTTGCCAGAATTCGCCATATCTTGCAGCGAAAGCAGCTAGGACTAGAACTACTTTCGCATCCCATCTATAATCCTTAATCAAATCAAACAAACTCAATATCCTTGAATTGAGATCGCCGTCCGCGGAGCATTTACAGTTGCAGAAAATCTGCCAATATAATAGATGTTAATTACTTGTGTTACAAGGAATGTGTCGAGTGATCCAAGTTGTCGAATTTAGCAAATTGAAGTAATACCTTGTATGAAATTTTGCTGATGATGCATCCTAATGGTTCAGGACAATCAAGCTGTTCAATTTCGGTTATGTCGTTCTTCAGAATTGGAAAGAAGGCAGAGGATAAATTAGAAGCCACCTGAAGCAAACAAAGCCAATTGAGAAATCATTATCTGAACATTTCAGTaaggtaaaagaaaaaaaaaggcactattattatttattattactttttatgtcaatatattttttgagcAGTGCTTGCAAAACTATGAATCTAATGATATTCTGATTGGAAAAGGTTAAGATCTCTATGTTCAATAATGTATGGTATCATCATTCAACTGTTGAATTTTTCTTGTATATCAAATTACATTTGAATAATCATATCAATGATCCATCTGTTATAGATGGATACTTGCACTTGTTAAATTAATAAGACACTATTAACGAAACTATTATGATCATATATTTTCAGTTTTTAGGTACTTCTTACTAAATATTAATGCTGAACATTTTCATCTTAAAAAATGatcaattatttatatcaaaataacaATGCACCTTACATAATAAACCCATACAAATGGATTTCACATAGAGAAAGTACAGGAACCAACTTTTAGTTGGTAAATATTAGCCAACTTTAGAATTAGGCATAATCTAATATTTAGGgttaagaatttataatttataatctagaatttaagtttaaaaaagttggttgatgttggttgaaaaaaaagttagttccctaattattttttgacatATAGACACCAAATCTATACCATCTATCTTGGATAGTGTTGAAAATAGTTATGAatctcaaaattttgaattttattttagaatgtAAAGTATAatctctcaccatttatttcataagtaggaccaagaaaaaatataagagtgagagattacactttatcctttaaagtaaaaattcaaaatttaaatgatCCAAATTCTGGATCTCACGACCTCATCATCCTTGATAGATGGTGTAAGTATCTATATTCCAAAACGATATTATTGTTTATGGATCTATATCCTAAACAAgacaaagagaaaaagaagagtgagagttattaataaataaagagtTTAATAGTGTGAATGCATTTGGGGGTGAAAATATGATTACTAACTATTGTTGAAGCATGAAACATAACACTTCCAACAGCCTGCAGCATAGTCTCAGAATCCAACCAACGACCATCTGGATCGTGTGTGAGGAGAAGCTTCTTTATGAGAATATCATCTAGCATGTTAGAAGTTGAAAGCAGGGAAACCGAGTGCCTTTTATGGAAATCCATGGCTGAAACAATGCAATATAATGGTGAAAATAATCCCACTATTTAAGCATGCTATGTAAAAAAGAATCAAGTATCTTCTTTTTATGCGACACACGCATGAGGttacttcctttttttttccccATGAGGTTACTTCTTTGCTATACTTAAATAGGGTCCATAATAGTTCATATGTATGCCTCTATAAATATTtggtatatttattttgttttgtatattgaaatataaaaatatttaatagtatatattaaaattagttattaaaattaactattaatataaaaaaatattaaataattaataaaatttattagttttgGTCACTAGTAAATCAGCAATATTTAAGTGTGTAGATTAAAAGTATGTTATTAGATTGTTAAACAAAAATCATTTAGACTAATGGCTAAAAGTATTAGTCAAAAACAATAAACTTTACTTATCTTTtagcatttttttaatataaaatacatattgcaatataaatatacattaaaattNNNNNNNNNNNNNNNNNNNNNNNNNNNNNNNNNNNNNNNNNNNNNNNNNNNNNNNNNNNNNNNNNNNNNNNNNNNNNNNNNNNNNNNNNNNNNNNNNNNNNNNNNNNNNNNNNNNNNNNNNNTatctcattaaaaaaatatcatttcaaTATATAAGAGAAAAATAAGCACAAATAATATATCTACGCTATATGCTAAATTGTTAATATCTCCCAAAAGATTAAAAGGAATGTCTCTTCacttttactttttgttttctctttatctTTACATTATTTGGAACAAATTTCTTTCAACGTGAAGCTGTTAGGCCAATTAGAAAAATGATaagagaataaattaattttataattaagtttaattaagtcttttattatattttttattttttaattaaaatttttaattattaattcttAAACTTTTGAACCATCTTAGttgaatttaattatcaaaataattaagattAGGATGGCAACACTACTCGAATTTGTGGGTACCCACTCTGTTCTTATCCGCTTGAGGCGGACAATTACGTATTCTGCACCGGGACGGATTTTTAGTggaaataatttgtaaaatgattggtaatattgtattatatttaaaattttactttaatttataatatgtatgtgatgatggttatataaattttgaaatttaattttgtttattagattttaataattataaggaCGGATAGGGGGCGGGGACAGATTAAAGTCAATCTTTTACTACTCGCAGGTAAGGTAAGAGCGGGGTGATTTTATGCAGGTTATTGCTGGGTGGAATCGGGTAGAGCAAAATCATGTTCCTATCCGTCCCGTTGTCACTCCTAATTaagattctaatttttttttcaaagtttagcaaattactttttatgattttaattgttgttttttatttaatcatgCTAGacgtatattaaaattagtcatcaaaattaattaatattaatgtaGAAtacacattattaaaatataaaatatatattaaaaataaattaaattttatatattatttatacataaataataattaattttgttgacTAATTTTAATACGATAGTGTATTAATTAGCATGTAATTATATTGTAAAATGTTTTAATGACATTAATAGTCAGTGATTTGTTGAGGGTAGAATATgtaagtaataataatataatgttgTACCATTTTAAAAATGACACATGTTAACTCGTACATTTGTGACTCATTAATAATTGCATTTGCAGTTCCATCTTCAGTGTGAGATTACCAACCTAATGGAATTATATTATCAAAAAGatctttcaataaaaaaaggGATGTGATCTATATATACAACTTTTCTTTCTCTAATACATTATTTTGCGTGGGTCACCAAAAATGAGTCTCAGTATGTATGGAACTACTGCTTTTACTTTTGCTTTTGGATGCATAAAGATGGAGAAGAACAAAGAAGCATCTCATTTCATCATTAATAAGGAGAGTGTTGAGGAATGACCAGATTCTCGGTACTATCTAGAAACTCATCCTGACTCTTA harbors:
- the LOC107469100 gene encoding protein SIEVE ELEMENT OCCLUSION C, producing MLDDILIKKLLLTHDPDGRWLDSETMLQAVGSVMFHASTIVASNLSSAFFPILKNDITEIEQLDCPEPLGCIISKISYKIFCNCKCSADGDLNSRILSLFDLIKDYRWDAKVVLVLAAFAARYGEFWQLIQLRPQNTLADSIARIKQLPFNLRPLRPQIKALSLLVKTMMDVAMCIIEFESFLPHQHLELGNEKVTATKSLVYVAVYWIIRSSFACFCQLMDLRTKNKHDQVYSDSTIIAAWELSSLAYRLGSICNILRAQVDLCHQEIERNVQDKLLNLADEVHIDNQKVLNLLFPSKNYLPLKDCSKKVKLGVTKLKDKIVLLLISKSKLLALEELLLLVQQTCDHPLNERFKDSYEIVWIPFPSSGTSWTDAEQSSFEFLSNSLPWYAVWKPRLLSSAVVKYIKDKWNYRDDPVIVTLDSNGTVANCNALDMIMIWGVRAYPFSASKEAELWEDQNLTMQLLLGDINPLLAYWVEKGKNICIYGSENLPWIQQFSDCITKLKQQGLQLETIYVGYSNLTEQIKNIMSSSTEINESSQLSFTKMQLFWIRLASMRRSKIRLGKTPSSDQVLAELSAMLDMNDKKEGWAVIGSCCKEDNIIRLQGMVLMDVLGRFDEWGEDLERFGLVGTARKFLDPNFVVEGPCNHSYMVSSSEGSTQGSVVTCPVCNCPMKKFVVYQP